From Oncorhynchus mykiss isolate Arlee chromosome 6, USDA_OmykA_1.1, whole genome shotgun sequence, the proteins below share one genomic window:
- the LOC110525027 gene encoding fibroblast growth factor 10-like codes for MSTWAAGGSKAASAWSTSGSWFRSGSGSRFRSGSGSGLRSGSSSISGFSFSSLSLSLLLAQLLSLSVPLVVCHQPLYKGRNQPHSPNSTLSAPVNSSLAGSRIGGTGQTGDPLGRTGGPLGRHVRSYNHLQGDVRRRKLFSFQKFFLRIDEYGRVNGTKSKDDPLSILEITSVDVGVVAIKGLGSNYYLAISTKGELYGAKEFGIDCTLKERIEENGYNTYASAEWRNKKRQMFVGLSVHGRPLRGKKTRRKNTATHFLPIMV; via the exons ATGAGCACATGGGCTGCTGGAGGGAGTAAGGCTGCCTCTGCCTGGTCCACCTCTGGGTCTTGGTTTAGGTCTGGCTCTGGGTCCAGATTtaggtctggttctgggtctgggctAAGGTCTGGCTCCAGCTCCATCTCGGGGTTCTCCTTTTCCAGCCTGTCACTGTCTCTGCTGCTAGCACAGCTGCTCTCCCTTTCTGTCCCTTTGGTTGTCTGTCATCAACCTCTCTACAAAGGCAGGAACCAGCCCCACAGCCCCAACAGCACTCTTAGTGCCCCGGTGAACAGTTCCCTGGCTGGGTCCAGGATTGGAGGAACTGGGCAGACTGGGGATCCCTTAGGAAGGACAGGGGGTCCACTTGGGAGGCATGTACGCAGCTACAACCACCTGCAGGGAGATGTGCGGCGGAGAAAGCTCTTCTCCTTCCAGAAGTTCTTCCTGCGGATCGATGAGTATGGCAGAGTCAACGGGACCAAGAGCAAAGATGACCCACTCA GTATTCTGGAGATCACATCAGTGGATGTGGGCGTGGTGGCTATCAAAGGACTGGGCAGTAACTACTACCTGGCTATCAGCACCAAGGGAGAGCTGTATGGAGCG AAAGAGTTTGGCATTGACTGCACACTGAAGGAACGTATTGAAGAGAACGGCTATAACACCTACGCCTCAGCCGAGTGGAGGAACAAGAAGAGACAGATGTTTGTGGGCCTGAGTGTCCACGGGAGGCCACTGAGAGGGAAGAAAACACGGAGGAAGAATACGGCCACACACTTCCTCCCCATCATGgtgtga